The genomic DNA GGCCTATTAGGTTGTAAGTTATATCTATTTTAGATCATATCGTGGTCTTTATTTCTCTCGTATGCAAATGTTTCACGAATAATTAATGTTACGGCCATCATGAGCTTTAAATAGATGCAGTGATGTTTAGCGACACGCTATTAACTACTTTAACTACACTGCATTAGATATTACAATAGAATAATTCAATAGTATTGAAAACGTAATAACATTATGAACTTTCCATAACGACTTGCTACTTTTTTTCACTGCAATAGAgttcaaaatatcaaaatacaaatcgCATTTCCGTGAATGTAGACGGAAAACGCCTACTGAAACTTTCAAATTTCTTTAGCCTTCATCACGTTCATACATCTGTTCATAGAATCCAAAATTAGTTTACAAAACATCTACTGTTATATCAAATGTATCATAGAATAACCGACATACCATCCAATGTACCGATGTtaccatactaatattattttaaccaGATTCCCCGTTTTCGGGGAGAAAAGCTGAGGCCAAAAGTTTTAGTctccaataattttaatacttatttgtgtCTAGCTCACTATATTCACTGCCTAGTTGTGCCTAGGATTATATAGgttcttgtaaattattttgtaatatattggagtaattaattaataataagtgtAACACGTTCTttagttgtaattattttaagttctaCGATATGAAATCTCACCTAGACAACgaaaattgaatataaaatattttttatttataatgtcgttttattcctttttttatttaattatcaagGAGTTTACATAATAAACTTCCTGACCATTTTACTTACCTTACCCACTCTTTTATTTCTCATCTATCCACTCTTTGTTTTATTCTATTGCCCTGGTACATTTCATAGAAAcagaaattacattttaaaatgtataaataggcaattcttgtttataataactgtcaGCTTTTGTTCACCATTTCAATCATACATTCTAAACTAAACTACATGAATATTTAACAGAGGACCAAACACTatactaaataacattaagttgttACCAAAACGTCTACTCGACGTCTTAAATGTTTGTTGGGGGGCCATTCTTTCCAGTCATCTATCGTTCATCATTTCAATCatacatcattattttaaactcaaCTACATGAATGTTTAACAAAGGACGAACCACAATTCTCACCTCTgcgtttgttaaataaaaaacccaataatacttttcctGACGTATACAGGATTTTAATGacacttgtaaataaaaaatcaaagtcttaaaatatttacaaatcacTTTATTTTGTTGCATATCAAGTCTATTTAGTTtcctttttacaataaatacattaggTCTGAGTATAAAAAATTAgtgttgcaaaaaaaaataaacaacacaaactCTTAAAATTTACCTTGAATACTTAAAAAGTCTTGATTTTTTCAGGCTAGTCCCCCTTTAAGTTCATTATACACATGGCCTGGTGACAATTACACCACAACACAGTGTTGCCACCAAGTGAACAATTTTGATTGCACTGTCACTGCACCTTGACCCTAGAACAAATCAAACATACGGCTTTTAACTCTGAAACATCGGTCAAGTAATCGCAAAGTGCGTTCAGTTTCCATGTATTATTCACTGGGAAGACATGTACACATTTATTCTATCCagcttatgttttaaacatagatTCTGTGCTGTATTAAAGATGTTAGAAATCTCTGTGCTTATTCGTGATACATTCAAAAATAGCCCTTGCATCTTCAAAACACTACCTAAAATTAGAAGCCTGGAAgagaacacaaaacaaaattgtagtACAGTAACAAACGCCAAGCGTCAAGCTgatctatttacttatatattttttggtttctttattatttagctCTAGAgttaaaattctttaatttataGAGTAGCTTGACTAGGCTcacccccctattacattggacttacaacacaaatggtgaaacgtgagtatacattgtatagcggcattaagtgccgtaatgtgcacttctgcctaacTCTTCGGGAACAAAACACATGACGTTGGTGTAGCTTGactcaacatacatacatacatacgtaacctcacgcctgtctcccatgggggtaggcagagacaatgctTGACTCAACCTTTACCTTTTCGACGAACAGTGAAAATCAAAAAACAGTAACAACATATTAAGAAATCACACACCTTTTGGTAGCCACAGTGATATCAGTTGGCCGCGACCTCCTTGAACCCGTTGAGCACGGGCGTGTGTTCGTTGGTCCGGCGCCACAGGCCGTACACGCGGCCCGGCACGGCCTGCCACAGCCGGACCGTGCCGTCCTCCGACCCCGTCGCGTACAGCTCCCCGTCCGGCGACCACCGGACGCAGTGCACCGGACCGAAGTGACCTTTGTTCGATTCTGTAAACGTAGaacaatattgattttaaatactgtGATACGGAAGCGCGGTTTGTCTGTCtttccattattattttttttaagggtggaaaatcatccaatgacttctctagccTTGGGTTAGGCGAGGAGtcttcattaataaatttacttaagatcagtatttttatgtatagaaGTATAAGTTCTGGATTGGAGACAGGCATGATGTATGTCgccattggggtaggcagagacaatagccAATGAAAAGAGATGAACAACTTAGAGTTTTTTCTATTCTaaacaaaatctaataaagaCTGAAGGTCACCAAGGTCTTCCAATAGCCAACTCATGTCTCTACCAGGTAGCAGTGCTATAAGAACGAATTTTGTTAACTAAAAGGCGTGTTTCGATTACAATAGTAGAATCCTAAAATAAAGCTCGTATTGAACTTTAGATTTCGAATATGTGACATGCATggcaaaaataaaaacgtagcCAAGCAAAGTAGGTTTGCATTGTTATTCCAACTGTGCGATCAGATTGTTTTCCTTATTGTGCAATGACCTGATTgattagagtacgttttatataactctttgtttaaataaatctacactTTAAATACGATATAAAAGCTTATTAcactaatgttattaatgtgaaagttatttgaatgtttgtccacCATCAAACCCGCtgtaactactgaacggattttgatgaaatttggtatacagacagtgaGACATATGAGCTGACTCGTGTAATAGGACACTTTATTCCACTAGAACACGGGCGAAGCTGCTTGCAGAAGTTAATAATGATACAAATATAGTATAAACTGGCTATTCATTCATTAGCCGTTAGTTTtcctaattacaaaaatataaacataaacaacttACCAAGTTCTGTTCCTGTATTATAATCAAATTTATAGACTTTTAAGTCTTCACCGCCGCAGACAAAAGTCGCACGGCTTGGCGCAAGCGATGCTGAATAGCATTTCGTTGGCACCGGGAATTCGCGCATTTTGCGCATTGTGTCGGAAGAATAGAAAGATACATTTGtacctgaaacaaaacaatataaaatgtaagtaaattatattgaaCACAATCTAATCACaatcatttgaataaaaataattcatgaaGAGAAATATTTGGgactagaaaaataataaaatcagtgTGTTTTGGAAATTCTCCCGTATTACATTAGACTCCTAACATAATTAACCAATACAATCAATACAAGCGCCTCTACTTACTCCTCCGTAGAATAAAAGTCTTTACTCTTAACTATACAATAAAAgttatgtaagtacttaaagAATGCCTAAGGCTATATTTATGACGCAGGTGCGGTATGTCTTAACGCGTAACTCGAACTTGATCTGCTcttgaaattaaaatgtaaattcgtactaaggtCGAACGTAATCGCACCATGTAATATGTCACAATATTATCGAACTAGATTTCCGCCCGTGGCGTAGTTCGTGTATTAAAAATCATTGTAAATTAACACTTACCGctgtacttagagtcatttaatggttacttaatcttgtccttagctattgttttcggaacaaaatcgttactaaaatttaaatgacaGCAGTCAAACCTTCTTCAGTACTCTAAGTACgagtttacgtttaaattaatcgaaatgagaacgcattctaattggccggctcaaataaaccaagcCCATAGTAATCACACTATCTATTGGCGAAAACCGTACAAAAATCTGTCCGGTACTTCGAGTTTATCGTGTGTATACGGGTAAATGAGAAAAGGGACTTCTCTTTTATACTATGTTAGGacgtaaagataaaataataaacttaccATGAGCCACAGTCAATATAGCTCCATCTCTAGACAGTTCTAAACTGTTAGGTATGGTTGGGAACTCTACTTTTTGGACCTCCTGaaagataaagaaaacaaaacgtgTACATAACATCATAACATATCAAATCAAAGAAGGAAGAAGAGTTAGTAGTGTCAAAAGCTGTAATTAGTTCGATTTAATTTACGAAATGTCAAATAAGAATTACAAAAATCCGATTAGTCTAGTCTAGCCGATTTTCAAGGCTTCTGTGTCTACACTTTAACACCTTTAATGAgtataattctatttttattttaagactgCTCACTATATGTtcctactagcttttgcccacAGCTTCGCTCGTTTTAagaagtataattatttatgaaattaacaAAATCCTTTCATAGGATTTCCTAATCCTaatgcctacgtcatagtagTTTTATGCATATAGTTGAGACTATTCCGATCAATTTAAAATGTAccaagtttcatacaaacttttatACCTTATTTTGGATGGAGAAATTATCAAAAtccttagcggatgcctacgtttTAACATCTACATGCATACAGAATTTTAGCCTGATCCAtccagtggtttgggctgtgtgttgatagatcactatgtcagtcagtcagtctttttatttgagttatatgtgtatgtttagATTATATCCTTTTGTTAAATGACAATGTCGTTTTGTGTTTgtaaagagttaaataaaataagtatgtataCCTGTCCACTAGTACGGTCCCAGACTCTCATTGTGAGATCATCGCTCACGCTGACTATGCGTGAGTTATGAAGAAACACTGCGTGTCTGATGCTACTCGTGTGCGCGCTTATTTTCTCCAGAGCtggaaattacaataaaattataattaaattagattgTCTTGTTTGTCAAGTTATCTATTGTTACCACGACTACTGAACAAGGTGTTTCGAACTTGATTCCTTGATTGGCATTATTAAGCTTCACCTGTCAATAAATAGGCCTCTATGTCTACGTTATCAAAGACTTATAACTGGGGGGAAAGTAGTTCTTACATTAATATAAGCATATGCAagtctgcctaccctttcaaaGAACAAAGGGTGTGAACTTATGGAATTATACCATCGTCATATTAAATTAGATTATACAAACAATACACCAGTCTTCATGAGAGGCTTATTGTTATTGATTACCCAGAACCACGGCTGACTGCCCACACAAAAGTGTAATAGATAAAACGTTTTACAAAACCACATGGGTACTTTGTatcattgattatttttattataaaaccataataaaacaaggaaaccgcataataaattattgttgctGACTTAATGACTTTAACATGTGAATGACAGAACATTGAACAACTAATGAGCATGTTAAGCATAGTATATTATATGGAAATCATTGataaacgaaataataaataaacaaaagaggATAGATTAGACTGTTTGTTTACATGGAATAGGTTCCAAAACGACTGGGCTAATTTGTAAAATTCACCATTAGAATGGTAACTCTTTAGAGAGTATTGTAGGCTACTTGATGTCCTTGATTTTTCTACAAGAAAGATACTTATACGAGATAAATGTTGACAAAGCCACAAGCGGGAAGCTAGTCAATGATATAATAAACACGACAGCTGTCAATAGTAcctacacaatataataaattattcaaaaggtTAAACCCTTTTGATAATAAACATTCGGATTTTCTAAATTACCATGacgtaaatatgtaaattatataagataagagttattattatgttaattaaagttattgcttccttaaacattatttagataaaatatatagaaaaccTTTacgtcaatcaatcaatcataaattaatgttataccTACATGTGCACTTATACCTACTCATCACGGAATAAAAAGTCCTGACGTTAGCTTAGACACTAgaacctctaccatgagtttgaagcaatagtatttgccgatagtcgctagcgacgacgtaaattttttgtatggcaaattttgtTCCACAGGTGACCGTCGTTGTAAAATTttactatcgacaaatactattgctttaaactcatggtagaggtaaaGTACATTATTCCTACTCATTAGTTACTTAAACAAACAAAGGCTTAGTTTTATTGATTAAGCATTAAGTAGGCATGATTTTACATAATGAGTGATACAAACTTACCTCCTGCTTCAGGTTTGTTGAGGTCAAATACACGTATGAGTTTCTCATTGCTTGCAGTAAGGAGCTGAGAGTCGTCAGCATTGAAGTTTACACTCTTTACAATGTGTTCGTGTTCAAACGTGTGTACCACTTCACCGTAACGAGCATCCCATATTTTTGCTGTaaaagtaattataacatttagaAACGAtgacatatataaataaaatagaaaacattttcggatataatttttatacaattagaAAATCTTAAAAGTCTATAACATCAGCTTCTTGTAAGAAGAATTATGTGACATATCCACTATTCTGAGATAAACaggattttagtttaaattaggTATTGATTGGTTGTTGATTTGCCCATATTATCCTATTGTATAACTATGTTGTTGAAATAGATAAAAACGTATTATGTGATTTTTTGCAGCTAATGATTTCTTGCAATAAGTCAATGATAATGAAAAAGATCAAGGTGATAATAGTATGATTTGAAGTTCCAGTGATTTCAGTCATTTTCTCTTTTTATACCAAGATGATGGCAAGAATGCACATGGCCCACCTGTTGGTAATATAGCTTTACTTTAGAGATGTTTTTTTCACAACCGTAATGTTGACCGATATCAGTCCAAAGCAAGATTGGAAATACAAACAAGAATCAAAAAAGGAACAAAGAAAGTGTAATCTTGTTTTCcttaaaattattcttatagTAAATTGACAAGGTTACACAagtctttaattaattagttatgatgcAATCAGCCAGTCACATTACAATACTAAACATAATTGAATTAAGAATGAAAGATCTCATTGTCATGTTTGTACAAAAGAAATTCATACAACTTTGCTGACAGCATTCTATCTAATAGAATAATGTACATAGTATGTTCATAGAATGCTTTCATATTTATGGCAGAATGTTTCACAATATTAACCTAAATATTTCACTCACTGTGACTAATAGTTTTACACCTAATTAGAGTGAATGTGTGTCTtaagcttatttatttttgtcacatGACTACTGTACTGTGATTTGTATTACTAACaagacattttaaatattcatgcTTTATAATAGGGTGACATTAACCCAAATACATTCATAGATATGTATACCTGAGAAATCAGCTGCGCCACTTGCAGCAAGATTAGCATTTTGTGTCAGAGCTACCCCCCACACGGCACCTTTGTGACCTTCAAATGTGCCAATCCAATCACCTGTTTCACCTTGTCGTAGCATGGGCTTGCCATCTAAAAAGGAATTCATTAACATTACAATAAGTTTCTAACAAACCCTCCCCCATAAGAAACTAATTGGATTTCAAAATATAGTTACAAATCATAACTGGTAAAGAAGGacacaaaatatgaataaaccTTTTTAGTCCTTCTATAAAACAATTCTCTAATCAAAGGCATCCAATGTTAGGCCCAATGGTTTACAAACCACCTGTAACTTTTATAAACTTCACTTGTTCTATGTATAAACAAGCAACACTGATAGATTGTGTACACATAAAAGAACAATGACAGGAAGGCACAATTAAATCATTAAGTGTTATTGACTATTTTCCTTATACAGCCACATATTGAAAGTCGCCTAGTGACATGTTTTCAAGCCCTTCcataaagtaaacattaatgTCAAGTACTCTGACAAACCTTGAGTGAGCACAAGGTGACCCACAATGGGTGAAATGTCAACATTCAACATAGGAACAAAATTTAATGCCTGCTACAATTCATGTATACACACAAAGGCGTGGAACTTGTAAGTCATGCTGGCTATACGTGAATAAAAAGCACGAGCGCGATCATCAAGGCGAGCAGCCGAggaaacatacatacaagcgGATAGTCAAGGTACTTCCTGCATGTCCGGAAAGAGAAGGTCACAACATGCATAGAATGCATGCCGGCCAAGCGGacaacacacaaacaagaaaagtGAAGGCCTTTCGAACACATCTCGTCACCAACATCTGTCACGCAAAACCACAATTCACACACACCAATACACTTGCAAGACTTCTACCCGAATATGGGCCAAGGCGATAGGGTACACTGATTACAAATTAGTCGTCAAAACTCACCTTTGCAGGccgaaattaaataatacccATCTTTTGTAACGTCACTAAAATCCAAATGCACGACTGGTCTAGTATGGCCACCGCATGTGAGAGGAACTTGCTTGAAAGttgtcattttgtttattaattttgtttgttgtactttttgaaaataaaactaattatctttgttgttaactaaaaattaacCTAATGAGTCTGATCGTACTGAATGTTGACAATCGACTGACGGCAAAGTGGTAGGCGGTATTGCTATAAATGTAGAGCATTATCTTACCAATTTGTTTTTGCAGGTAGGTATTACTTAAATTGAAGTGCGCATCTACCCTACATTTCTAGATTATTGCTGAAATTAAGAATGTAAATCATTCGCTAATTTGTATTGATTATGTATGATCCctaaaaattcaattaaaattacaagaaatccttattaataaaagcaaaaaaagaaaaatgagcCCATTAATAATTTTAGCAGTGCCTGCATTTATTTTACCAGcatagttataaataatatacctgtattataataGTAAACATTTGCTATTTAGTTATTGATTTCTGCAAGTTGCATCAGAATCTACTGAAGCTCCAACCCccttttgaaataataattatgtaaacatgtAATAATACCTTTTAAACATCTTATTTGGATAAATTTGAACTTGCCGCTAGATGCCttacaaaattgcaatatactgtaattataatgaatgcatttTAGCCGGGACGCTATAAAAATGATTTCTGgtaggattaaaaaaaaactatttttgactGTTGGAAAGAATGCTGGCAACACCATAATATACTGCAATGACGTGTCATTTGACGTTGACTTGtcaaaagtattgaatttgttgTGGTTAGAAATTTGATCGGATTTCCTGGTTCTCtagtaattttatcaataattatGGATTTCTTCACTTCCATACCAACTCATATTGACTATGTCGGCCAGGCCAAAGCTGAGAAATTGTACAGAGCCATTATTACTCTGTTCAGTATAGTTGGTTTCGTATGGGGATACATCGTTCAACAGTTTTCGCAGTCTGTTTATATATTGGGAGCCGGATTCATCTTAGCTGCAATCCTGACTGTTCCTCCATGGCCCATGTACCGCCGCAACCCACTAAATTGGCAGAACCCCAGAAGTAACGAAGAAAAACCAGCAGGAAAAAAGGGCAAGAAATGAACATTCCAACCTTATTATATTCCGCACACACCATGACCATGAGTGCAGTTCCATCAGTTATGTATTTCTTTACTctcaaataaaatagttaataagttttgttggttttattgtGACCGTTACAGAAAAATACCTTTGTGCgtatggtttaaaaaaaaagtagatgTGGCATGTATCTCTATTGTGAAAGTATTGTTATTGCCTCCAATTTATGCCATAGTACCTAGTAAATAGAATGTCAATTTGTTTGTCTTTTGAGGGTGTTTCAATGGAtgaagagtaaaaaaaaaatgttatttcaagaGCTATACTGAATTTTAATTGATCATAATAATGTTCACAAACATGTTCTATATATCTCTCTAGTTTCAAATACATAGCACCATCTACATAGATAcaatcatttattaataatattgcaGGTAAATCAACATTGAAAGTACCTACTAGATATGTGATGTCTTgagtacaataatttatttatactgcaGAAAATGTCTAAAATAATGCTATTCATTAAAACCATATTAATATGATTACGTTTTTGTAAATATGGAATATttgaaagattataatataaaaataataacactgaatttctttttaaactatcATTCACAACATACACTCTCATAGGGTACTACATAATTTACtatgtatacaaataaaaaacaaaaatttgagCTTCACTTACATTATTGCTTCATTAAAAGTACACActgtttaaattacataaatcatCAATCTTTCTACATTAGTAATATAACAGATTCTTGAATTGTTTGATATAGCAGTACTAAAGGAGACAATATCATccggtatgtatgtatgtatgtatattaagtaTTGTGAGGCAGACAAAATTATTTgcaactagctgacccggcaaacttcgtaccacactccaacattttgttctcaccttttaaaccttctctggaCTTCTTTctgcaaataattcaagactaataTTACCCAAATCGGTCCGGCCGatcttgagttttagcgagactaacaaacagcaattgatatttatatatagagataataTGGTATTATGTAAACTGTATGAGTAAAACATTCATACTAACTGTGTTATTCATACTAACAGTTCATAAAATTTAAGCCAAACTGGACCTTATAGTCATGAGCTTAGGTTCGAATAGCTATTCACTCATGACTATGAGTCCCAGTAAAAGTAACCTTCTACTTATATTGAATTGATATGAGATAAATGAATTTGTTCATCCTATATAGTAGAATAGAGATCTATAAACTTGGCTAACTACAGATAAGGCACTAGAACCATTATTTAAACACCTACTATGtactttataacattaaaacttcTAGTGCCTTAAGCCTCGTGTTCACTAGGCAATATTTGAGATGCAATACGGGATAgtggtaaaacggggtgaatagacacaGAAATGAGgaatgttagaacattttcccaacatttattcacccctcttctgcaTTTATTTACCCCGTTTTATGGTACTCAATATATGGTCTAGTGTATACGAGACTTTAACATCAAAATACTTCTTTTGTTAAAATGTAACATTGATATTACAATAACTTCTACATGTAACATTTGTAACAGATAGACATAGGAACATACTTAAAttccaatattataatatgtaatctCATTTATCCTCTAATAGGGATAGGTAACATGAAGATGgaaattgtgatttatttaaaaagcctGTAAGTGCAATTTAGCTTTGCAATAAATATAGAAGAAAACTGTTATTCTAACAGTGGATATACTACAGTATACTATGTGAGTTTAAAATCCTTAAAATGTGTTCCACTAAAAATTCGGAGGACATTTTACGCAACATCTACAgacgaattaaaaaaataatttctttttttaataaataaatgtataattaaaacttcCAAACACATCAAAAAATATTCACTGGAAATTAAGACCCTCATCTTCTCACTTTAATCTACTCACAGTTGAGTGAAAGTCTCCTTCACATTGCACCATTTTGCCAGTCTTTTTCTATAGACATCTACCTCTTCCCACTTTGATCATCGTCTGACCAAAAAAAAGGCCTTTTGTAGACCCACATTacgttcataaataaaaaaaaatgttcaatagaTAGTAATTCGAGGTAAATATTCTAATCAAAGAACATTGTAACATACCTACACTATCATACTACTCGAGAGATTTTATAGTACTCACGGTATGTCTACGCAACTTTAAAAATTTCCGCAATGTATAGGGAAAGGTATGGTATCCATTTTATAAGTTTTCTGTGTAAGTCATTTTGTCTCTAAGCCGTTTGAATACGTTGAATATAGTACTTTCGCTGCATGGGTCGCAATTCTCGACGGCGTCTTCCATTTCAGAACTCTCACTGGTTTTATCACTGACATTCTCTTCACATTTATCCTCTTGAGTCTTCTCATCAGATTCATTCTGATTATTCGCCTTTTCTGTGTCTTTTTCCTTTTCTTCATTTTCGCTTTTTTCATCGCTCTTTGGTACATTTTTGTCGTCGCTATTTGGTACAATATCTTCTTTATCCCAGACCTGCTGTACAGTTATCACAGCGAAAATAAGTGCTATACCGTAGTTGACAAGACTTAGAGTGAGTGGGCCCAAAGCTATTAGAAATACAGCCATCGAAAACAGTAGAGCCGTCACAGACTCGTAGTGTCTCCTGCAAATAAAATGAGTaaatgacatatttttaattaagtattatgcaattaaaaatatttaatttaatcccGGGTTACTCATAACTATCCGTCGAGGTCACTCTACAATTTTCAAGCCACGCCAGGGGCCTATAAACATGGCCCATAATTTGTACTTTCGTAGGTATGTATGATTTGTGGTTCGAATTAGAACCAAATAGGACTCAATTAATTATGATCTATTATATGTATCTGTATGTATACTCACAAATTCTTTCTAGGTCCATTCATCTGCCACACGCAGGTAGAGCAGGCTGACATGATTAAACCAACGTTATACGACGTATCAGGCTTCAGTACCATGCTGTGtctgaaataataaacataaacattaaattatttatgatagcttttgcccgcgacttcgtccgcgtggttggtggtcaaaatcaaaacgccttctaccctttttattcgctataaaaagtagcctatgttcttttgttccccattaagtatctaaatacaaagttttactgttacaactttaaaaattacgaatttccatatgatcattcatcccctatttttacccactctctcctttgttacagctttaaaaatgacgaatttccataagaccattcatcccctatttttacccactctcccctatattttgaaataaaaagtagcctatgttctttcgtttcccataaagtgtctaaatacaaagtttcaccttactcatagatctaaacacccctctcccgcacgcgcacccctggcTTTGGTGAcgtccacttcgcaacgggccgtgcagcagatatcgtaatattttaatttcaccacaacttcaaaaccaaacgtctaattttaatcattcaaagaccaaatattatcaacataaactgtacttattgatgaaataatttattttgataaggattcatagcatgagtaaaataaacgcgtttaaatgtagtccaaaaaaaattcaagatttttaaataaaaatgtggttgttgtgcctcactcgacatagataggtatagtgtgtcgcggacttttttgtagatatttataagatctacaattaattaaaacattttatggttctatcttttgtagtttaggcagcgtacgcaaaataagtaacttctttggttgatttttttcagtttgtgtccgaaaaatccaaatatcttacggaaccctgttttttttcaaaatgaaata from Spodoptera frugiperda isolate SF20-4 chromosome 26, AGI-APGP_CSIRO_Sfru_2.0, whole genome shotgun sequence includes the following:
- the LOC118264082 gene encoding serine-threonine kinase receptor-associated protein, which produces MTTFKQVPLTCGGHTRPVVHLDFSDVTKDGYYLISACKDGKPMLRQGETGDWIGTFEGHKGAVWGVALTQNANLAASGAADFSAKIWDARYGEVVHTFEHEHIVKSVNFNADDSQLLTASNEKLIRVFDLNKPEAGALEKISAHTSSIRHAVFLHNSRIVSVSDDLTMRVWDRTSGQEVQKVEFPTIPNSLELSRDGAILTVAHGTNVSFYSSDTMRKMREFPVPTKCYSASLAPSRATFVCGGEDLKVYKFDYNTGTELESNKGHFGPVHCVRWSPDGELYATGSEDGTVRLWQAVPGRVYGLWRRTNEHTPVLNGFKEVAAN
- the LOC118281859 gene encoding signal peptidase complex subunit 1 — translated: MDFFTSIPTHIDYVGQAKAEKLYRAIITLFSIVGFVWGYIVQQFSQSVYILGAGFILAAILTVPPWPMYRRNPLNWQNPRSNEEKPAGKKGKK